CTACAGTCAGTCGGCTGTGGCTCGTATTTTGCAATTGGTGGAAGAAGCCGAGACCAGAAAAGCACCGGCCGAGCAATTTATTACCACCTTTGCCCGCTACTACACTCCGGCGGTAGTCGCCGCTGCGGCAGCGGTGGCGATACTCCCGCCGCTATTCGTACCGGGAGCCGAGTTTTCCACCTGGTTTTACCGAGCCTTGGTATTGCTGGTTATCTCTTGCCCTTGTGCCCTGGTAATTTCGATTCCGCTCGGTTATTTTGGCGGTATTGGCAATGCCTCGCGCCACGGAATTTTAATTAAAGGCAGCAATTTCCTCAATGCCTTGTCTAATTTGCATACGGTGGTATTTGATAAGACCGGCACCTTAACCAAAGGCGTTTTCGCTGTAACCGAAGTTCAGGCTGCAGATGGCTTTACTAAACAGGAAGTGGTGCGCTACGCTGCCCATGCTGAAGCCTATTCCAGCCATCCTATTGCCGAATCCATCCGCCGAGCTTACGAACAAACCATGACACCGGACCCGGCCGCCCATTACCAAGATATCCCCGGCCACGGCGTACTGGCCACTGTAGACGGCCACCGGGTTCTCGTAGGTAACGACCGTTTGTTGCACCGGCAAGGAATTCCCCATAACCCCAACCTGTGCCGAGCTGCTGGAACTCATGTGTTTGTTGCTGTAGACGGCACGTTAGCCGGACAAATTGTGGTTTCGGATCAGCTGCGAGATGAGGCCCAACGCGCCACTTCTGGCTTGCGGCGGTTAGGGGTAAAAGAGCTGTTCCTGCTAACAGGCGACGAAGAAAGCGCCGCGCGCCAGGTAGCCGACCGGCTTCAGCTTGACGGTTATTTCGCCGGCCTCTTACCAGAAGGAAAAGTCCAGCAAGTAGAAGCTTTGCTGGCTCAGTCTCATCCTAAGGGCCATACCCTAGCCTTTGTCGGCGATGGGGTGAACGATGCGCCGGTAATTGCCCGGGCCGACGTGGGCATAGCCATGGGCGGCTTAGGCAGCGACGCGGCCATCGAAGCGGCTGACGTGGTCTTGATGGAAGATAATCCGGCTAAACTGCTAACAGCAGTAAATATTGCCCGCCACACCCGGCGAGTGGTTAAACAGAATATCATCTTGGCCCTGGCCATCAAGTTTTTTTTCTTGATACTAGGCGCATTTGGTCTGGCCACCATCTGGGAAGCAGTTTTCGCCGATGTTGGGGTCGCTCTGCTGGCGGTCTTAAACGCCACTCGGACTCTGCGCTACCGTATCGTCGCCAAACTGAGGTAGAAGTAGATGTAAATTGCATGAAAAAAATTTTAGTCCGCTAATAGGCCCGGCTGGGCCTATTTCTTATTTCAGCCTAAACAAACAACCCTTCCGGCAGGACTTTTGCCGCTGAATCTTGAAATTTATAGGAGCACAGATGTTAATTCTGCCAAATATGGTATAATGTATACAGTTTCCAAGCACTATACCCCACGCTAAGGCAGCGCGCTCAACACCTGCACTAATAAGTTCAGTACTAGAGCAATCTTGACAGTAAACCAGGTATTGCAGCTCCTGTTAGTTGCTAGTGCTTTTGCTTTGATAGGGGGGTTGATAGATAGTAAAAGAATAACAAAGATGTTCTTGTGGTTCGGTATGATGGTTAGCACAAGCAGTAGTTGAAAAAGTCCTACCGGATTAGTGATCCCCGGCGTAAAGTAGATGGCAGCGAGCTGGGGCTGCCGGTAGCACGGTGAATAACTTAGACGTACGGGGGAAAACTCTGGGCTACCAGCTACCCTTACTGTTCAAAGCCGGTGCATACCTACTCAGGCGCTGGTTAGCCTAAGTACGGATTCCAGGACAATGCTTCAGCTTATTTATGTTTTCTCACCGGTTTCCCAGGAATTCTACCCGATCATAATTTAAAAAAAATTTGGAGGTGGTATAGGATGAGTCTAGCTGCAGCAACTAAGTATTTCTTTGAGCAGGCTGCTGAAGGACTGAACCTAGAGCCAGGTGTAAGACAACTGTTAGAAACCCCACAACGAGAAGTCATGGTCCAGGTCCCGGTGGTCAAAGATGACGGCACTTTGGAAGTATACTTAGGGTTCCGGGTCCAGCATAACAACGCTCGCGGCCCCTTCAAGGGCGGCGTCCGGTTCCATCCCAGTGTGGACCTGGATGAGGTTCGTGGCTTGGCAGCCCTCATGACCTGGAAATGTGCTGCCGTTAACATTCCTTACGGTGGTGGCAAAGGCGGCATCGCTGTCGATCCCTTCACCCTGAACAAACGTGAACTCAAACAGATGACCCGTACCTTTATCAGTGGCATTTTCCCCTTCTTGGGTCAGAAAATCGACGTGCCGGCACCAGATATGAATACCAATGCCGAAGTAATGGGCTGGATTGTTGATAAGGCCAATGAATTGGCTCAGGACGATATTCGCGGTGTTGTCACCGGCAAACCCATCGAGCTCGGCGGCTCCTTAGGTCGTACCGAGGCCACCGGCCGTGGTGTGGCGCTTACAACCCTGCGGCTCCTCAAGTATCTGGGCAAAGACCCCACCAAGATGAGAATTGCCGTCCAAGGTTTCGGCAACAACGGCAGTTACACCGCTTACTACCTGCATCAAGCCGGCTGCCGTATTGTGGCCGTGAGTGATATCAGCGGTGGTTTCGGTGATGAAAACGGTCTTGATATTCCCGCCATGATGGAATACTGCAAGACCTCCGATAAGCATCTTCTGGCCGGCTATCCTAATGCTTCCCCAGTCAGTAACACTGAGTTACTGGAGGGTGACGTGGACGTTCTTATTCCGGCTGCGCTGGAGAACCAGATTACTAAAGAAAATGCCGATCGGATTAAGGCCCCCATCGTTGTAGAAGCTGCTAACGCGCCTACCACACCAGAAGGCGACGAAATCCTGAACAAACG
Above is a genomic segment from Bacillota bacterium containing:
- the cadA gene encoding cadmium-translocating P-type ATPase, encoding MRYVLAGLDCAGCAAEIERELNRIDGLENTTVSFTTRTIELPAELAATAQATIDRIHPGLDLMPAADGAWREMAAAEEQGEQRQLFIMASSAVLLALGWWLGPRSELLRWVLFIPAYLLVGWPVLRQAGSNLIRGRVFDENFLMTIATLGAVAIGELAEAVAVMLFYSVGEYFQDRAVNRSRRSIAALLAIRPDYANIRQGDQIRPVPPEAVSVGEEIVVKPGERVPLDGVILTGASFVDTSALTGEPVPRRLKPQDTILAGMVNGEAVLTVKVAKPYSQSAVARILQLVEEAETRKAPAEQFITTFARYYTPAVVAAAAAVAILPPLFVPGAEFSTWFYRALVLLVISCPCALVISIPLGYFGGIGNASRHGILIKGSNFLNALSNLHTVVFDKTGTLTKGVFAVTEVQAADGFTKQEVVRYAAHAEAYSSHPIAESIRRAYEQTMTPDPAAHYQDIPGHGVLATVDGHRVLVGNDRLLHRQGIPHNPNLCRAAGTHVFVAVDGTLAGQIVVSDQLRDEAQRATSGLRRLGVKELFLLTGDEESAARQVADRLQLDGYFAGLLPEGKVQQVEALLAQSHPKGHTLAFVGDGVNDAPVIARADVGIAMGGLGSDAAIEAADVVLMEDNPAKLLTAVNIARHTRRVVKQNIILALAIKFFFLILGAFGLATIWEAVFADVGVALLAVLNATRTLRYRIVAKLR
- a CDS encoding Glu/Leu/Phe/Val dehydrogenase, which gives rise to MSLAAATKYFFEQAAEGLNLEPGVRQLLETPQREVMVQVPVVKDDGTLEVYLGFRVQHNNARGPFKGGVRFHPSVDLDEVRGLAALMTWKCAAVNIPYGGGKGGIAVDPFTLNKRELKQMTRTFISGIFPFLGQKIDVPAPDMNTNAEVMGWIVDKANELAQDDIRGVVTGKPIELGGSLGRTEATGRGVALTTLRLLKYLGKDPTKMRIAVQGFGNNGSYTAYYLHQAGCRIVAVSDISGGFGDENGLDIPAMMEYCKTSDKHLLAGYPNASPVSNTELLEGDVDVLIPAALENQITKENADRIKAPIVVEAANAPTTPEGDEILNKRGIIVVPDILANAGGVTVSYFEWVQNLQSFYWDEDTVNTHLTNIMHRAFDDIWNLSKERDLTLRTAAYTIAIERVVKAMKMKGMLL